A genomic window from Sphingobacterium sp. BN32 includes:
- a CDS encoding phosphatase PAP2 family protein translates to MPRIVFICLLILLKVCHVQAQIVDRVDSSRILLDDPAYHFHYKKLIIPTVFIGYGVASLISPSLKELNSSTRYETREHITVGAVIDNYMQYAPAAAVYGLNLFGVKGKHNLKDRTIIYLTSQVYMGAMVIPTKRWVGEIRPDGSNTRSFPSGHTATAFSSAQFLFHEYKDSNFWLSISGYPLAAATGIYRIFNDRHWVGDVVAGAGIGILSTELAYWTYPMTSQWFHKKDHNSTTLISPYYQDHALGIHLAKVF, encoded by the coding sequence ATGCCGCGAATCGTATTCATCTGCCTGCTGATCTTGCTTAAAGTTTGTCATGTTCAGGCGCAAATAGTAGACCGTGTAGACTCCAGTAGAATACTACTCGATGATCCCGCTTATCATTTCCATTATAAGAAGCTAATTATCCCTACTGTTTTTATTGGATACGGCGTTGCCAGTTTGATCAGTCCCAGTTTAAAAGAACTAAATAGCTCCACGCGCTACGAAACGAGAGAGCATATCACGGTGGGTGCTGTTATTGATAATTACATGCAATACGCACCTGCAGCAGCTGTTTATGGACTGAACTTATTTGGCGTTAAAGGGAAGCATAATCTCAAAGATCGAACGATTATCTACCTCACATCTCAAGTCTACATGGGCGCAATGGTGATTCCAACGAAAAGGTGGGTCGGAGAGATACGGCCCGATGGATCGAATACAAGATCATTTCCATCGGGACATACGGCGACGGCCTTCTCATCTGCACAGTTCCTCTTCCATGAATATAAAGACAGCAATTTTTGGCTCAGTATTTCCGGCTATCCTTTGGCAGCAGCCACGGGCATCTATAGAATATTTAACGATAGACACTGGGTTGGCGATGTGGTAGCTGGCGCCGGAATAGGAATTCTATCTACGGAACTTGCTTATTGGACCTATCCCATGACATCACAATGGTTTCATAAGAAGGATCATAATTCAACGACCTTAATCAGTCCGTATTATCAGGATCATGCCCTGGGGATACACCTAGCGAAGGTATTCTAA
- a CDS encoding Dyp-type peroxidase, whose protein sequence is MAVNKSYSAHHAQNVTDYPNNNTFFLVWKMRSSLAVPEIKKKFQRICALVINLNNSALDRFPDAKASVVFGIGYDAWQSLDLPHPLPKELKNFEAIAGDKHVAVSTPADFHFHIRADEKSLAYDMASTISSFMNDFADCIVEVQGFRYWDSRSILGFVDGTENPHGADRDYFAIVSDEDPAYKGGSYLFVQKYVHDLTAWNALPIAEQEKVIGRSKDMDIEMSDEEKPANSHSALANVGDDFKIVRDNMPFGTVSSNEMGTYFICYASTFTTVEKMLKNMFIGNPVGNYDRILDFSTAKTGTLFFVPSLEMLDQFSG, encoded by the coding sequence ATGGCTGTTAACAAGTCCTACAGTGCTCATCATGCACAAAATGTTACTGATTATCCGAATAACAATACCTTTTTCCTAGTCTGGAAAATGCGCTCATCCCTAGCAGTTCCTGAAATTAAAAAGAAGTTTCAGCGTATCTGTGCTTTGGTGATCAACCTAAATAACTCTGCATTAGATCGCTTTCCCGATGCGAAGGCTAGCGTGGTTTTTGGGATAGGTTATGATGCTTGGCAAAGTTTAGATTTACCGCATCCCCTTCCTAAGGAGCTAAAGAATTTCGAGGCTATAGCGGGCGATAAGCATGTAGCGGTATCTACGCCTGCTGATTTTCATTTTCACATTCGCGCTGACGAGAAGAGTCTGGCTTATGATATGGCGAGTACTATCAGCTCATTTATGAACGATTTTGCAGACTGCATCGTTGAAGTGCAAGGCTTCCGCTATTGGGATAGTCGTTCGATTCTAGGGTTTGTAGACGGTACGGAGAATCCACATGGCGCCGATCGGGATTACTTTGCAATCGTTTCAGATGAAGATCCGGCGTATAAAGGAGGGAGTTATCTGTTCGTTCAAAAATATGTACATGATCTGACCGCCTGGAATGCTCTCCCAATTGCTGAGCAGGAGAAAGTTATCGGCCGCTCAAAGGATATGGATATCGAGATGAGCGATGAGGAGAAACCTGCTAACTCACATAGCGCGCTGGCGAATGTTGGTGATGACTTTAAAATCGTGAGAGATAATATGCCTTTCGGTACGGTGAGTTCCAACGAGATGGGCACCTATTTTATCTGTTATGCCAGTACATTCACGACAGTAGAAAAGATGTTGAAGAACATGTTTATCGGAAATCCTGTCGGAAATTACGATCGAATACTAGACTTCAGTACGGCGAAGACCGGAACGTTGTTCTTCGTTCCTTCCTTAGAAATGTTAGATCAATTTTCAGGATAA
- a CDS encoding alkaline phosphatase family protein, with the protein MNRVCVIDVVGLSQSVLGEYTPFLNAFVKRNHLGDIKPPMPALTTASQTTYLTGTTPSEHGIVANGWYDHSASEIQFWKQSNKLVQAESIWTTAKKRNADFTCAQMFWWYNMYNDADYSVTPRPNYLADGRKMPDCYAYPASLRDELTEKFGKFPLFNFWGPNANIVSSRWIANAAMYVEEKHQPTLNLIYLPHLDYCLQKFGPDQEQIKNELLEIDSLVKELVEFFEGRGIEVVILSEYGIAAVDQPVHINRALRKAGLLGIRIERGLELLDAAASDAFAVSDHQIAHVYCKTKAIETKVKNLLSNLDGVDKVLDKEEQKAYGMDHERSGDLLVLAKRNAWFTYYFWEDDAKAPDYARMVDIHKKPGYDPVEMFMSSKSRAIFKLLLKKIGFRAVLDITPLDANLVKGSHGIVDVERQYYPIWISKDKFEDSLEPTAIKEIILNKIFETDN; encoded by the coding sequence ATGAATAGAGTTTGCGTAATAGATGTAGTTGGTTTATCACAGTCGGTACTTGGCGAATACACGCCTTTTTTGAATGCTTTTGTAAAGCGTAATCATTTAGGAGATATTAAACCCCCGATGCCGGCATTAACCACTGCGTCGCAGACGACATATTTAACAGGCACGACGCCTAGCGAACATGGAATAGTGGCTAATGGCTGGTACGACCATTCGGCTTCGGAGATACAGTTTTGGAAGCAATCCAATAAACTGGTACAGGCAGAGAGTATTTGGACAACAGCGAAGAAGCGTAATGCTGACTTTACTTGCGCCCAGATGTTTTGGTGGTACAATATGTACAACGATGCGGATTATTCCGTTACACCGCGGCCTAATTACTTGGCAGACGGCAGAAAGATGCCCGACTGCTACGCTTATCCAGCTAGCCTACGTGATGAGCTGACGGAGAAGTTTGGCAAATTCCCATTATTTAATTTCTGGGGTCCCAATGCGAATATTGTATCCTCACGTTGGATCGCCAATGCTGCCATGTATGTGGAAGAGAAGCATCAGCCGACATTGAATTTAATTTATCTTCCTCACCTCGATTACTGCTTACAGAAGTTTGGTCCGGATCAGGAGCAGATCAAAAACGAATTGTTGGAGATTGATAGTCTTGTTAAAGAGTTGGTGGAATTCTTCGAAGGTAGGGGTATTGAAGTGGTTATTCTTTCAGAATATGGAATCGCTGCAGTGGATCAGCCAGTCCATATCAATAGAGCCCTCCGCAAAGCGGGACTCCTGGGAATACGTATTGAGCGAGGTCTGGAGTTGCTCGATGCAGCTGCTTCCGACGCTTTCGCGGTTTCAGATCATCAGATTGCGCATGTTTACTGTAAAACGAAAGCCATAGAGACAAAGGTTAAGAACTTGCTATCTAATTTGGATGGCGTGGACAAAGTGTTGGATAAAGAAGAGCAGAAAGCCTATGGCATGGATCATGAACGTTCAGGTGATTTACTTGTGCTGGCGAAGCGCAATGCATGGTTTACCTATTATTTCTGGGAGGACGATGCAAAAGCTCCGGATTATGCACGTATGGTCGATATACATAAGAAGCCGGGCTACGATCCGGTCGAAATGTTCATGAGCTCGAAATCCAGAGCGATCTTTAAGCTACTATTGAAAAAGATTGGTTTCCGTGCGGTGTTAGACATCACTCCATTGGATGCCAACCTGGTAAAAGGCTCGCATGGTATCGTCGATGTAGAGCGACAATATTACCCCATATGGATCAGTAAAGATAAATTCGAGGACTCTTTGGAGCCTACGGCAATAAAAGAGATTATCCTAAATAAAATATTCGAAACGGATAATTAG
- the eboE gene encoding metabolite traffic protein EboE: MKLANTHISYCTNIHPGQDWHSHFDQLRTHVPAIKDAVSPDAPFGLGLRISAEASEELLKPECLLEFQLWLKRNDIYVFTLNGFPYGDFHEKRVKDMVHFPDWTSKKRKDYTISLFKILEELMPEKGEAGISTSPLSYRFWFDESAEEWRTMREEATLQIVEVASFLYQKEISTGKYMHLDIEPEPDGVLENVDEFIAWYQQELLPAARAYFERVQGLDAEQSKHIINRYITICYDVCHFALAYEQHPQAMKRLEELGINIGKFQISSALKVQFTNDVADRLHKQKVLEEFDEPIYLHQVIARDKKNNLVKYRDLMDALPHIENLDHVEWRSHFHVPIFLDQYGEVSSTQQDILEVLALHKEQERTRHLEVETYTWGVLPPSLQIPIQDSIARELQWLLDELKD, encoded by the coding sequence ATGAAGTTAGCTAACACACATATTTCGTATTGTACGAACATACATCCAGGGCAGGATTGGCATTCGCATTTCGATCAGTTACGGACGCATGTTCCGGCGATCAAGGATGCTGTCTCTCCGGATGCTCCCTTTGGCTTAGGTCTTCGCATATCGGCCGAGGCGAGTGAGGAATTGTTGAAGCCCGAGTGCTTGCTGGAGTTTCAGCTATGGCTGAAGCGGAATGATATTTATGTTTTTACGCTGAATGGTTTTCCTTATGGGGATTTCCATGAGAAACGCGTGAAGGATATGGTTCATTTTCCTGATTGGACGAGCAAAAAACGGAAGGATTATACCATCTCCTTATTTAAGATCTTGGAAGAACTGATGCCGGAAAAAGGAGAGGCCGGCATTTCCACATCGCCGCTCAGTTATCGCTTCTGGTTTGATGAGTCTGCCGAGGAATGGCGGACAATGCGAGAAGAGGCGACACTGCAGATAGTGGAAGTCGCAAGCTTTCTGTATCAGAAGGAAATCAGCACGGGCAAGTATATGCACCTGGATATAGAGCCGGAGCCTGATGGTGTCCTTGAGAATGTGGACGAGTTTATTGCCTGGTATCAGCAAGAACTGTTGCCCGCAGCGCGAGCATACTTCGAGCGGGTACAAGGCTTGGATGCAGAACAGTCAAAACATATCATTAATCGATATATTACGATTTGCTACGATGTTTGCCACTTTGCTTTAGCGTATGAGCAGCATCCGCAAGCGATGAAGCGTTTGGAGGAATTGGGAATAAACATCGGGAAGTTCCAAATTAGTTCCGCATTGAAGGTGCAGTTCACTAATGATGTGGCAGACCGACTTCATAAGCAAAAAGTACTGGAGGAATTTGACGAGCCTATCTACCTTCATCAGGTAATCGCTCGTGATAAAAAGAACAATTTGGTTAAGTACCGCGACCTAATGGACGCGCTTCCCCATATCGAGAATTTAGACCATGTAGAATGGCGCAGCCATTTCCATGTTCCAATATTCTTAGACCAATATGGCGAGGTATCTTCTACACAGCAGGATATATTGGAGGTTCTAGCCTTGCATAAGGAGCAAGAACGAACGCGCCATTTGGAAGTAGAAACTTACACCTGGGGTGTGTTGCCTCCATCTTTGCAGATTCCGATTCAGGATTCAATAGCAAGGGAGTTGCAATGGTTATTAGATGAGTTAAAAGATTAG
- a CDS encoding 3-dehydroquinate synthase codes for MERVLKQGFNIDYSYNIYFTEGIFAPQNNLLRDFFFQRRNPEFKQKVLFVVDRGVWEKHPALAGQLKDYFQDLDDVVLAGEPLVLTGGEVCKNNPEALESIVQAIDEYGVDRHSYVVAIGGGAILDLVGYASAISHRGIRHIRIPTTVLSQNDSGVGVKNSVNYKGKKNFLGTFTPPAAVFNDYTFLSTLDNRSWLAGISEAIKVALIKDLDFYNWIQAQADDLPRRDSQSMKELIYRCADLHLEHIRNGDPFELGSSRPLDFGHWSAHKLEQLSNFEVLHGEAVAIGIAIDVVYSYLIGNLSEHDALSVVQLIHHLGLPVYHPILSESEGRQQLIKGLTEFQEHLGGRLTVVLLEQMGKGKDYHQIDTEYVLQAIDFLSEFQQAYNRLDEVS; via the coding sequence ATGGAACGTGTGTTAAAACAAGGCTTTAACATAGATTATTCTTATAATATCTATTTCACAGAGGGCATTTTTGCCCCACAAAATAACTTGCTTCGGGATTTCTTCTTTCAGCGTAGAAATCCAGAGTTCAAGCAAAAGGTACTTTTTGTTGTCGACCGTGGCGTTTGGGAAAAGCATCCTGCATTAGCCGGGCAACTGAAAGATTACTTTCAGGATTTGGACGATGTTGTGCTCGCTGGCGAGCCCCTCGTATTGACTGGCGGCGAGGTCTGCAAAAACAATCCGGAGGCTTTAGAGTCAATTGTTCAAGCTATTGATGAATATGGTGTCGACCGACATTCTTATGTAGTCGCTATCGGCGGCGGGGCTATCTTAGATTTAGTGGGCTATGCGTCTGCAATTTCTCATCGTGGCATTCGCCATATCCGCATTCCGACAACGGTTCTTTCACAGAATGATTCAGGTGTTGGAGTTAAGAACAGCGTAAATTATAAAGGAAAGAAGAATTTCTTAGGGACTTTTACACCGCCTGCTGCGGTATTCAATGATTATACGTTTTTATCCACATTGGATAATCGATCTTGGTTAGCTGGGATTTCTGAAGCGATCAAAGTCGCTTTGATCAAGGATCTGGATTTTTATAACTGGATACAGGCTCAAGCGGATGATCTTCCGCGCAGAGATTCCCAATCCATGAAAGAGTTGATATATCGCTGTGCAGATTTGCACTTAGAACATATCCGTAATGGTGATCCATTTGAGTTGGGTTCATCACGTCCTTTGGATTTCGGGCATTGGAGTGCCCATAAATTGGAGCAGCTCAGCAACTTTGAGGTACTTCACGGCGAGGCCGTAGCAATTGGGATAGCCATCGACGTTGTGTATTCTTACCTCATTGGTAACCTATCAGAGCATGACGCGCTTTCAGTCGTTCAATTAATTCACCATTTGGGATTGCCTGTATATCACCCTATTCTTTCGGAATCGGAAGGAAGGCAGCAGCTGATTAAGGGCTTGACGGAGTTTCAAGAACATCTGGGCGGTCGCTTGACGGTTGTTCTTCTAGAGCAGATGGGTAAGGGCAAGGATTACCATCAAATTGACACGGAATATGTCCTGCAGGCGATTGATTTTTTAAGTGAGTTTCAACAAGCATATAATCGATTGGATGAAGTTAGCTAA
- the eboC gene encoding UbiA-like protein EboC (EboC, a homolog the polyprenyltransferase UbiA, belongs to system of proteins involved in the trafficking of precursor metabolites to an extracytoplasmic compartment so that the biosynthesis of certain natural products, such as scytonemin, can be completed.), translating into MQLIRPSNVLTAISDVLAGLAIACLLIQEALPSWDVILNIVFSSMLLYTGGIVYNDVFDAKLDKIERPERPIPSGRIALSSAAIFGAVAFIIACWLAYQVNMTCFYMALAIVLMCLVYNGKAKHHFILGPITMGMCRGLNLLLGFAVIPESLSYWYIAFVPLIYIASVTNISRGEVYGNNKTAMQVSLGLYLLVVATLGYFAWQSGHTYAFLFIAGFVAMIARPLFKALKTLSPTDIRQAVKFGVLALILMNASWIALSGFWILALAVCCILPVSIVLAKKFAVT; encoded by the coding sequence ATGCAGTTGATTAGACCTTCAAACGTGTTGACCGCCATTAGTGATGTATTGGCAGGCTTAGCTATTGCTTGTCTGCTCATTCAAGAAGCTTTACCATCCTGGGATGTCATTTTGAATATTGTGTTTTCCAGTATGCTGCTCTATACAGGGGGCATTGTTTATAATGATGTCTTTGATGCGAAATTAGATAAGATAGAGCGCCCTGAGCGCCCGATTCCATCCGGACGTATCGCTTTATCGTCTGCGGCAATCTTTGGCGCTGTAGCCTTTATTATAGCGTGCTGGCTGGCCTATCAGGTTAACATGACCTGCTTCTACATGGCATTGGCTATTGTACTGATGTGCCTAGTGTATAACGGAAAGGCGAAGCATCATTTTATCCTCGGGCCGATTACGATGGGGATGTGCCGCGGTTTAAACCTGTTACTGGGTTTTGCGGTTATTCCAGAGTCGCTTTCCTATTGGTATATCGCTTTTGTGCCGCTTATCTATATTGCATCAGTTACTAATATTTCTCGTGGGGAGGTGTATGGTAATAATAAAACTGCCATGCAGGTTTCGCTGGGATTGTATTTGCTAGTTGTCGCTACGCTGGGTTATTTCGCTTGGCAGAGTGGGCATACCTATGCTTTTCTTTTCATCGCCGGCTTTGTTGCCATGATCGCGAGACCTTTATTTAAAGCTTTAAAAACTCTATCGCCTACAGATATTCGGCAAGCCGTTAAGTTCGGGGTTTTAGCCCTGATCTTAATGAATGCGAGCTGGATTGCTTTGAGTGGTTTTTGGATACTGGCATTGGCTGTTTGCTGCATTTTACCGGTCTCAATTGTTTTAGCAAAGAAGTTTGCTGTCACCTAA
- a CDS encoding TatD family hydrolase, whose product MCTELNRDLASMGKPIPLELDVIKGMKFVDPHIHMVSRTTDDYQALFDAGVLLVIEPAFWVGQPRTGLDTFKDYYSSLIGWERFRASQFGIRHFCTIGLNSREANNEPLAEQVMELLSHFIYKEGVLGIGEIGFDDQTPAEEKYYRAQLELAKEANVPVQVHTPHRDKTRGTLRSMEIALEHGLDPQMVIIDHNSEETVKDVLDRGFWAGFTIYPFTKMGNERMVDIVKTYGAENIMVNSAADWGISDPLAVPKTAALMLQKGIDRESVEKVTYSNAIEAFGVANHLDLATLNETFNADPTAKFEGNTILRGGQQPRLNKGSIIIS is encoded by the coding sequence ATGTGTACTGAATTGAATAGAGACTTAGCCAGTATGGGTAAGCCTATCCCATTGGAATTGGATGTGATAAAAGGGATGAAATTTGTTGATCCGCATATCCATATGGTTTCCAGAACGACTGATGACTACCAAGCCTTGTTTGATGCCGGTGTTTTGCTGGTAATCGAGCCGGCTTTTTGGGTAGGGCAGCCGCGAACGGGTCTTGATACGTTTAAAGATTATTATAGCAGCCTGATTGGTTGGGAGCGATTCAGAGCATCGCAGTTTGGCATTCGCCATTTTTGTACGATTGGATTGAACTCTCGTGAAGCGAACAACGAACCGCTGGCGGAGCAGGTGATGGAATTATTGTCTCACTTTATCTACAAAGAGGGAGTTTTAGGCATTGGCGAGATTGGTTTTGACGACCAGACGCCTGCCGAAGAAAAATATTATAGAGCGCAATTGGAATTGGCGAAAGAGGCGAATGTACCGGTACAGGTGCATACTCCGCATCGCGATAAAACACGCGGCACGCTGCGTAGCATGGAGATTGCGTTGGAACATGGCTTGGATCCTCAAATGGTCATCATTGACCATAACTCAGAGGAGACGGTTAAAGATGTTCTAGATCGTGGTTTCTGGGCTGGTTTCACCATTTACCCATTTACCAAAATGGGGAATGAGCGCATGGTGGATATCGTGAAGACCTATGGCGCTGAAAACATTATGGTAAACTCAGCCGCAGATTGGGGAATCAGCGATCCTTTAGCGGTTCCTAAAACAGCAGCACTGATGCTGCAGAAAGGAATTGACCGGGAGAGCGTAGAGAAAGTGACCTACAGCAATGCGATCGAAGCTTTTGGGGTTGCGAATCATTTGGATTTAGCAACGCTCAATGAAACATTCAACGCTGATCCTACTGCGAAGTTTGAAGGAAACACCATCTTGCGCGGCGGACAACAACCACGCTTAAATAAAGGATCTATTATTATTTCATAA
- a CDS encoding EboA domain-containing protein yields the protein MKTTDKVTERLFQVLSNEEKAYLELSTQQIQEDYKKHFVRIFSTLNRRLSFHTRESLISIPAEDTGKLLIVNWSVLKLARVWLLGQISDDEANYQQFINRLFEFADMHELEALYAALPLLDHPESWIERCKEGIRNNIGTVQEAVIEHNMFPFLYLDEESWNQLVLKAFFTGKKILNIYGLFERNNESLADSIVDYIYERHSAMREIHPMLWILAKEHLPSRALDILMESYEQEVDETKKSILLQSLASNREQLSDSFKSAHAQALEQISPIEEVLEAYK from the coding sequence ATGAAAACTACCGACAAAGTAACTGAAAGACTATTTCAAGTGCTTTCCAATGAAGAGAAGGCATATTTAGAGCTGAGCACCCAACAAATTCAAGAAGATTACAAGAAGCACTTTGTTCGTATTTTTTCTACGCTGAACAGGCGTTTATCCTTTCATACCCGCGAATCCTTAATTAGTATTCCTGCAGAAGATACCGGTAAGTTGTTGATAGTCAACTGGAGTGTTTTGAAGCTTGCTCGAGTATGGTTGCTTGGGCAGATTTCGGATGATGAGGCTAACTATCAACAATTTATCAATAGATTATTCGAGTTCGCTGATATGCATGAACTTGAAGCACTTTACGCGGCACTTCCGCTGCTCGACCATCCGGAAAGCTGGATAGAAAGATGTAAGGAAGGAATCCGCAACAATATCGGAACTGTTCAAGAAGCAGTTATCGAGCATAACATGTTTCCCTTTTTATACCTGGATGAAGAATCCTGGAATCAATTGGTGCTGAAAGCATTCTTCACCGGAAAGAAGATTTTGAATATCTACGGATTATTTGAAAGAAACAACGAATCCTTAGCAGACTCCATTGTCGACTATATCTATGAGCGACACTCTGCTATGCGCGAGATCCATCCAATGTTATGGATCCTAGCAAAAGAGCATCTGCCGTCACGCGCATTGGATATCCTGATGGAATCTTATGAGCAGGAAGTGGATGAGACCAAGAAATCAATCTTGCTTCAATCTTTGGCGAGCAATCGTGAGCAGTTAAGCGACTCGTTTAAGTCGGCTCATGCGCAAGCATTGGAACAAATTTCTCCAATAGAAGAAGTATTGGAAGCATATAAATAA
- a CDS encoding DUF1080 domain-containing protein, producing the protein MRKLKNLAYSSLCLSALLLATACNGNTSVKKAEAVQDSTAQEYNEQGFVSMLDQNSLSGWEGDSAIWSMKDGVLTGEIKPGAKLKNNTFLIWKGGEPGDFVLRAKFKISDKGNSGINYRSERFTELPYALKGYQADIDGKKNYTGQNYEERKRTTLAYRGERTEIREIEEGLVAEAKGNAWTNRRVLDTIDNLETLKNAIKSEDWNDIEIVAEGNKLSHFVNGKLMSEVIDNDSKNKNDKGLIGVQVHVGPPMKIEYKDMQIKILK; encoded by the coding sequence ATGAGAAAATTAAAAAACCTAGCCTATAGCAGCTTGTGCCTAAGCGCACTGCTGCTTGCTACAGCCTGCAATGGCAATACAAGCGTGAAAAAAGCAGAAGCAGTGCAGGACAGCACGGCGCAAGAGTATAATGAGCAGGGCTTTGTTTCCATGCTTGATCAAAATAGCCTGAGCGGCTGGGAGGGCGACTCCGCGATCTGGTCGATGAAAGACGGAGTGTTAACTGGCGAGATAAAACCTGGTGCAAAGCTAAAGAACAATACCTTCCTGATTTGGAAGGGAGGCGAGCCCGGGGATTTTGTATTACGTGCGAAGTTTAAGATTTCGGATAAGGGGAATAGCGGGATAAACTACCGCAGCGAGCGTTTCACGGAACTTCCTTATGCCTTGAAAGGTTATCAGGCGGACATCGATGGCAAAAAGAACTATACGGGACAGAACTACGAAGAGCGCAAGCGTACGACCTTAGCTTATCGTGGCGAGCGCACGGAGATTCGCGAGATCGAGGAAGGTCTTGTTGCCGAAGCGAAAGGCAATGCTTGGACGAACAGAAGAGTCTTGGACACGATCGATAATTTAGAGACGCTAAAGAATGCGATAAAATCGGAAGATTGGAATGATATCGAAATTGTTGCAGAAGGAAACAAGCTTTCTCATTTCGTAAATGGTAAATTGATGAGTGAAGTCATTGACAATGACTCGAAAAATAAAAATGATAAAGGTTTGATTGGAGTCCAAGTTCATGTGGGGCCACCAATGAAAATCGAGTATAAGGATATGCAGATCAAAATCCTGAAGTAG
- a CDS encoding Gfo/Idh/MocA family protein, with protein MSKKELRIGLIGCGFMGRTHSNGYKRIPNFFPELGYTPVLKAVCSRSEDKVKAFAEQWGYESYETDWRKLIERDDIDAVDICTPNNMHFEIAVAAAKAGKMVLCEKPLSRTLEEGKQMVDAVESAAVKNTVWYNYRRLPAVTLAKQIVDSGKLGKIFHYRTNFLQDWTINESLPQGGRAFWRMDAEAAGSGVTGDLLAHCIDLAMWLNGGIKDVSSVTEIFVKQRMHEETGKMEDVKIDDACIFHCHFDNGSLGLFESTRYARGHKALFTFEINGEKGSLRWDLHDLNRLEFFDNSDDSTVRGWRSIHVTDGDQPYMSKWWVPGLSVGYEHSFIHQVADFLESVEKGEECHPTFRDAYETQKVCEAVISSAKNRRWEETDVEWNNK; from the coding sequence ATGAGTAAGAAAGAATTAAGAATTGGATTAATAGGCTGTGGTTTCATGGGAAGAACCCACTCCAATGGATATAAACGCATACCTAATTTCTTTCCTGAGTTAGGATATACACCGGTTTTAAAGGCGGTTTGTTCGCGCAGTGAAGACAAGGTGAAAGCATTTGCGGAGCAGTGGGGTTATGAGTCGTACGAGACGGATTGGCGCAAGCTGATCGAGCGTGACGATATCGATGCGGTAGACATTTGTACACCAAATAATATGCACTTCGAGATTGCTGTTGCTGCGGCAAAAGCGGGCAAGATGGTTCTTTGCGAGAAGCCTTTGTCCAGAACACTGGAAGAAGGAAAGCAAATGGTAGATGCGGTGGAATCGGCAGCTGTAAAAAACACCGTATGGTATAATTACCGTCGATTACCTGCGGTGACCTTGGCAAAACAGATTGTTGACTCGGGTAAATTGGGTAAGATTTTCCACTACCGCACGAACTTCCTGCAAGACTGGACAATCAATGAGAGCCTGCCGCAAGGAGGCCGTGCTTTTTGGCGTATGGACGCAGAGGCTGCAGGGTCTGGCGTAACAGGCGATTTATTAGCGCATTGTATTGACTTAGCGATGTGGTTGAATGGCGGTATCAAAGATGTATCGTCGGTAACTGAGATCTTCGTTAAGCAGCGCATGCATGAAGAAACAGGCAAGATGGAAGATGTGAAGATCGATGATGCTTGTATTTTCCACTGTCATTTTGATAACGGTTCCTTAGGTCTTTTCGAGTCTACGCGATACGCAAGAGGACATAAGGCTTTGTTCACTTTTGAAATAAACGGAGAAAAAGGATCTCTACGTTGGGATTTACACGACCTGAATCGCCTAGAGTTCTTCGATAATTCTGACGACTCTACAGTGAGAGGCTGGCGTTCTATTCACGTGACGGATGGCGATCAACCTTATATGAGCAAGTGGTGGGTACCGGGATTATCGGTAGGCTATGAGCATTCGTTCATTCACCAAGTTGCGGACTTTTTAGAGAGCGTAGAAAAAGGGGAGGAATGCCACCCAACGTTCCGTGATGCTTATGAAACACAGAAGGTTTGTGAAGCGGTTATTTCCTCGGCAAAAAACAGACGTTGGGAAGAAACCGACGTGGAGTGGAACAATAAATAA